Part of the Trichoderma asperellum chromosome 1, complete sequence genome is shown below.
CTGGACAACCCCCCAGATTTCAGAATGCGAAGCgtgatggaggaggagtggACGAGATGATGGAATTCGTCGATTTCGAGAACGGTTCGGGCGTTCTTGTTCAGGGAGATGAAGATTGCACTGCTAGGGTATTGCAGGTTCCTAAGCTGAACATCGGCCCTACTCGCACCATCTTCACTACCACTACCACGACTGACAGGATCATCGACTGCGGTCCTTGTACCAACAACTCGCCCATCCCTATCCCGCTAGGCGTCCCTCCAGTCGCTATATTCAAAACGACAGTCACGGCCGTGGAACCGTACACAGAGACAGAGCTCGTGTGCGGCACCCCCACAACTAGCCCTTCGATCGAAGCATCCGCGAAAACGACAGCCATCACTTCTGTCTCATTCAGGATCACCAAGGAGAGTATCACCACCGTCACTGTAACTAAAGCTTCCCCAGAGAACGTCGCCGCCGCGGTCACGACCTCAGCTGCTACTATCCCATCTTAAGTCACTGCGCAAGGTATTGTCCCTCACACCGACGTTCCCGTCGGGACAATGTTACCGGAGTGCGTTCTAACTTACGCCCTCCAGGATGACCGCCAGGACCCAACGAGGACGGTGTATACTTCGACCGTCACGCGTACGAAGTATAGGGCGTGTAGCCAATGCGCGCTTGTGTGGTAAAGAGCTGAGTGATCCCACCATCACGTCGTTCGTGAAGACGGtgacgaaaaagaaacccaAGCCTGAGACGGTGCTTGTATGCTCGGAGCATAAGTAGCGGGAAGCTATGTAAGGGATGTGTGGGACGTGCGAGTTTGAATAGCaagaatttaattatatatgtTATTTTGTGATGGATTTCCTATGGTGAATAATATGACCTCTAGTGTTTTTGGTTGTATTGAAAAAAGGCTGTGTAGCTGTGAGAGACTCAATACAGCTGGCAGCATCGAATCGCTAGCTGAATAAAGTGTATATAGTCTGGAAAAGGCTCTAGTTCTTCATCTCTGTCGTGTCATCGTGCTTCCGTCCGAGCTGTTCTCCGCCTTCAGTGTCGATGGCGGAGTGGCGCTCTTGGCCAGCAAATTCCTCGTAACGTCAATACGCCAGATGGTCGGGCCGCGTTCCTGGTCATCCCGCCTGTTTGCCTCGACCCACGTACGGATCTGGCCCCGGACTTCTTTATTTGATGTGATGGTGACGTTGCCCGTTGCCCAGCCGTACATGTAGATGCTCAACTTGGAGCTCTTAAACGCACCGCACTGAGCGACATCAAGAGCGACCTTTGGGAGACGTCCATCCGCCACGGCTTGGGTAACGGTGGCCATGGTCCATGTCTCATCGAGAATTCGTATAGGAACTTGGACGTTGTGGGGAAGAAGGTGGGTAGAGAGTTCTCGAAAGCGTCTGCGGATGTCCTCGGTTGACATGCTGCGAGCCTCATCGTCATATGGCACCAAGAGTCTCCCTCGCTCCCTTTCTGTGGCTGTTCCGACTGTGCTGAGCACTTCGTGGAAATGTTCGGCTGCCTCTTGCGTGCAGACGAGGGTGCGGCCTTGTAAGATTGGATACAGGGCGCGCACCATGACGCCgccttgctttctttcttcttcgatTTGCAGCTGTGTGGTTTGAgcttgccatggctgcggttGGAGTTGAAAATGGGTGATGTCGGAGATGAGGTCGACGAGGATGGTGTGGTCCATATTTAGGACGTTTGTTAGACCGTCAAACTCGTCCCCTATAAGATTTCTTATGGCATCTTCGAGAGGTGGAGACGGTGTCTCCAtgaagaggctgctgctatccTCGATGGCAATTTCAACCAAGGGGTCGAGGCGGTATATCTGATCCAACAGCACATCGATATCTTCATTCTCCCCCTTGGTGATGTTGGGAAAGACGATTCGTAGGCGGGGAATGCGATACTCGTGCCGGTTCATCTTGGCCGCCGCAACCAGTCGCTTTATTTGCTTGGCAAGAGGCGTATCCTCCCATTCCTCAGGGTCGACGGTATCCCCCAGCTGATAGTCGCCCCATCCCCAGCCGCAGTCTGTCATTTGTCGAGCCAGCCTATCCGCCTGAAGCCATCGAATATCAAGCCACTCGCTTCCTCCTTCGACCACGTCAACTTCCACCTTGGCCTGCTCTTTCAATGTCCGATTCAACTgctgtttttctcttccatctccaacGATTCGTGAAACTTGCTTCTTGCGATCCTCTTTAGCCGACCCCTGAAACGCCTGGTTGACGATGCGAAACGAGCGGCAGCGTTTAAGGATATCCCAATGAACTGCCCCGTGGTTGATGATAGTAGAACTGGCTACCAATTTCCTATTTAATAGACCAAGTCCAACTTCATCCTGTTCTTCAGCAACGAGCTCAGACTCTACCCGCTTTAAGATGTCATATTCTTTTCGCAGTTTACGAATAAAACTAGGAAGACCAGTAACTCGCGGGTTCTTGACTTTTGACTCGACAGCCTGAAGAAAGTTTTCAATCTCCGGAATGTATGAGTCGCATATGGAGATGTTCTGGCTCGTCTCCTTTAGCATGCCCTGCTTGATAGTAGCAACATCATCCTcgctgctggccagcagctgagGCTCAGGTTGCCCGGCAATCTCCAGTCCCATGGTGGATGTTTAGATTTAACCAAAGGCAATTTAGAATTGCCCTGGGCTTGTAAGATTCAAGGCCGTCGCTCTGCCATAATGGTGGCCTCTTGGCACCAAACACTCGTGAGCCTCATATCATCATGAAGCCAAATCTTGAGAGGCTATGCTGTGGGTGCCTAATCCATACTGTGCTACGGAGCATATTTTTACCGACCCGAGCTGGGTCATCGAGGACTTTCAAGTTAGAGCAGCTGAGCAATAATCAGAGTCATGAGTAATTGATTACCCAACACTAGCAATAAGGATGTAGAGGGCGAGATATTATACCTGGCTTCATCAAACAGGTTAAGGCAGCCAACAATTATCCTCTGACCCACGATTTCAAAAGTTGAATCGCCAATTGTTTGTGCAATATTGCCGGTTAGGCCAAGTCGGCACACGTGAAAAAGATGGGCGGGGCAGTCAGAGTCCAATGCAGATGATCTGCCAAAGCTCACAACTTTGTGTTCCTGAGTTTTACATGCTTGGACATCTAGTCAGGGGTCTTGGTCCAGTAAAAGAGCTCATCTCTTTGCTactataaaaagtaataaataatggATTCATGGCATTAAAAATGCCAACTCGCCACCTCTTGTCCAGCAGAGCTGCAAATCATTCACTCATGGCCACCCACTTACACGCTTCTCAGTCACAGAACTCGTCATGCTAGCTTCACATGTTTTTTGCCACTCTTCAGTGGAATAGCAGTTTCTCTCCAACCAGAATAATGCCTCAAACTCCATAGCCTTCCCCACCATCACCGACAAGCGAAAACAGGAAACTTCGTTCCTCGCAGGCCAAGGTAACTCGAGAAGATGCGCCGATTCGGTGGATTCCCTCCACCTCAAAAGATCCAAACGCCCATTACTAAAGCATGCCACCATGTATATTGCCTCGAAGCGTACTGTACCCATCAGTTTGTCATGCTACATAACCGGCTGTTTAGAAGTCCCACTAGTACCTGACAAGGCCAGGCAGATCCATTTCCCATGTGGCCAGGCACACCCACCGGCCCTCTGCCAGCTCATCAATGACTCGAACCAACCGAGCCACCCGCTACAGCTCGCctcacttctttttttgatggAGATGTGATGTGCGTATAAGTGTGAGGTTGTTCACTTtcagtatgtatgtacaagcTCTGACGTGTAATACGTATGCGGTGCACCTGCTCGACCACTCGGGTGCTCACCCGCACCACCATTTACTTGAAAACGAGCATTTTaaaaagaggggaaagcAATTATGCTTTACAGAGAAGCAATAGTTTTGCAATATGCCCGTGCAATCGGAGGCCATGGATAGGAAAATTTTTTGTGACCTGCATTAGCTACGGGTCGGATGCCTAAATGAGAATGCCTAGATCGGCAACTTTCCGGTAAACAAGCagacagaagagaaaaaaaaaagatccgTGATGCTAGTAGTACACGCgagaggggagggaggagaCCAAAAAAGGAACCGACTCAATAAGGGCCGTTATGTCAAATGGAAAAATTCGTGGCGGACTGTTAGAGATCCAGACTAGAACGTTTACTAGGCTGAACGGCCCAATCCATTTGAGCTACGCGAGTTAGCTATAGGTAGCAAGCTCCAAAACCAACGGAAAGGAAAACGCCATGGTGCATGACCTAGTGTAAGTTGTGCGAATAGCAAGCTCGTCTCATGACAAAGACACAATGGGAAAAAGATGTGTGAGTGGAATGGTGCAACGCCATCCAGCACTTTCTCTATTGTTTCCAAAAGAAAGTTAGAATTAAGCTCAAGGATAATCAACGCATTGGGGAAATAAACTACAGCAGACATGATTCAttcaaaagaaaatcaaatAAACATttcaattatatatataaaagaaccgtaatatatatataaaacacgGATTCCAGCAACTTTGAGTGGTTTTTTGTCCCATACACTCGATGGATATCGGGGGAATCCGTAAAAGCCACACACCAAAAACACCGTAGATATTCTCCACGTAAGAAATTCTCAAGCCGAAATCATGTATAATAAATCCCAAAACCTAGCCCAACTAATTTTCTCTATCCCACTTCTCCCATCATCGTCCAGTGAGAATCGAGAACTTAACCCTGGTATCCAACGGTGACCATGACGGACTGGTTGCCAGGGGGGCAGTTGAGGCCCAGGCCATCCATAGCCGCAGTGCCGGCAACGAAGGCGTtcttgccgctgccaccggGGTTGATGGTAGAGCAGATGCCCTCCTGGGCACCAGTTCCGCAAACATTGAGGCCTGGGATGTCCAtgccggcagcggcggcgacgagggAAGAGGCGTCCCAACCAGACCAACCGCCGTTGGAGAGGTTGCCAACATCACCCTCGATCCAGGTACCGGCGAACTGGCCAATGGGGGTCAGAGGAATGCTGCCGACGCCGCAAGTGCAGCCGATCTGGGAGTTGctgtcgatggcgatggtctGCTTGCCACCAGCGGGCAGGGAGAACTTCAGGGCCTCGTTGCCGTTGAAGAAGCCGTTGATACCGCCATCGGGTCCGATCTTGTTCCAGCAAGCGCACTCAGCGTCGCCGCCAGCATTGTTGAAAACCATGGTGTACTCGTACTGGTCGACGAGGTGGTTCTGGACGGCCATGATGTTGCATCCGTACTGACCGCTTCCACCAACATTGCCCTTATAAGCAATCTCGGCGGCGGTAGCACGCTTGCTGTTGCCGCCCTGGCAGAACTTGGTGTAGGTCGCAACACCGGTGCCCTGGCTGCCAGAGGTGGCGTCCTTGGCAGGGGCAGCGGAAGAAGGAGCAGGAGTGGCGACAGGAGCGGCGGTCGAGGTGGgagcggcggcgggcttGTTGGCCATGACGAAGTCGCCGCGGGCCTGGACAGAGTTGTGGGCGCGCTGGTGAACGTGGCCGCTGGGGTGGGCAGAGACGCCGAGGGCGGCAGCCAGGAGAACAGAGGTGGTGGAGAACTTCATGATGTCGGTGTTTGCTGTCGAAGCTTGAAGATGCTTTGTATCTGATATATATCCAAAGGAGTGGTCGATCGTCTTAGGTATTCCCAGAATACGGCTTGCGCGGCGGTAGTTGGCTGAAGGAGCGGTGGGCGACTAGATGCGCGAAGGAagcctttttgctgctgtagGTGCTAAAAGAAGGTGTTGTCGAACGCTGAAAAGGGCGCCGGCGATGTTTCTGGCTTTAAGGAATGGCTCTGAGAAGAGTGAAAGACGGggtgaggaggaagaggaacagGACGAAGGGAGGAGGGAAAGCGAACGTTATTTACGCATGCGGCAGGGCACGTCCAGCAGCAGGGGTGGAAAGGGATCAGTGATTGGACCCAGTTGCAGCTCGTTCTAGCGCCCTGTGGCATCGCCTGGCTCGTAAAAGCCCTTTGTCCACGGCCCCCTAAGGCGCGATGCTGCCCCATGAAACAGCCCGGGAGTCCCCTGTCTGGGCAGCGGTCCAGGAACCACCAGGTACCCGCCGGCCGCCATTGGCTCAGCTGCGCGGTGGAGCCCGGACTGAGTGCCTGAATCTCGCCGCGTCAGCCcacagcaagagaagaagaactgCTGCGTTGTGTGCTCTGGCGGTCGTTTGGCAATGGACGCTCGACAAGATTCTCTTTGGCTTTCTCCTTGTGCTGTCTGCAAAGTTTTACGCGCCCCGCCTGATCGAGGCGTGtggcagacagacagacagccTCCTTGCACGGACTAGCAGCCATTGAGTTCACACAATGGCCGTTGACGATCCACCACGCGATGTGCGCATGGATGTGCTATAATGAAGGCCAGTCGTTTTAGTACATGTGGTCATTCCATGTACTCGGTACTTGCAAATTGCAGTGCTGTGCATATAAAGCACAAGTGTCTGTACCAGCGTTTCACCGCTGTCTACATGTGATCTATTGCACCACTTATTGAACACCATCAAACCAAGACGAATAGCATCTGCGTCGCGCCTCGTCTACCAAATTAATTCTCCCAATCCTGGTGTTTCCCCCCGAACCTCGCAGATGTATTTTTGCAGCCACAGCCTCTTCAAAGCTGCCTTTGGCGACGACACGACTCGTCACTGCCCAGCCAGGCTCCAAATATGAAACATcattgtctctctctctctctcttcactgtCTCTTCTGACCCTTTTTCTCACTACCTGCTGCGCACCGCCCACAGCCCAGCCATCTCCGCAAACGACCAGCAACCCGCAAACGACCCAAAACCCACGTCGCCCAGGCGCCGCCTTCTGGAATGAAAGAAGCCTCTGACCAGAGTCTATTTTACTCCGTAGCATTCTCGCCTAATTGAGGACAGAGCTGGCGAGGGGGCAGCgcaaaaagggaaatgagCTCGTCCTCACCCCTGCGAAGCAATTTCGTGCGAAATCGAGCCTTTGCTGCATCGGGCTGCCGGGGCCGCCAAAAGCCAAGCCAATGGCTAAAATCCTAACGCTTGAGCCTGGCAAGTTCTAATGCCGCCACCCCAGACGCTTTAGGCGGTAAGAATCGGCAATTCTCATCCACATTTGCGACTGGAGCTTCTCAGCTGTGCTCGTATTGATTTGAGTTGAGAGGCTTTCTCGTTTATGCACAGCACTTTTCATCGTCCATCTTGTGGAAACAAAAGATttgccactttttttttccttgtttcttctctctttctttatctCTCATGTACAATTTCTCTTATTCACAGCCAACCATAGGCTGTAGATTCAAGAGCGTTGATGCACGCACTAAGCTCAGGGTGTTGCAGCTATCGAAATCAATAGTGTTTGACCAACCTCTGATTCGCCAAATCACCAAAACACCAACCACAGCCTGTTATGGCACTACTTGGCAGCATTCCATCAACTCCAGCCTCCTCATAACGCGTAACACCGCGTCACCGCCATTTGACTTCGTCTAAACATGTCAAATCCCGCTTAATTGTTCTCGcatataggtacctatacAGTATTAACAGTCACAAGCAACGATTCTCCATGCAATTCATTCTATCTCAGACCACCGTCCCAATctcgtctcctctctccCCGCTGCTGCTATTCTTATCCCCCCCGATTTCcctgttttttcttcttcccccatGGCTCCAGTCCAGGGCTTCTCCTATAAACGCATTGGCACATGGCTCCGCCTCCCCCCTTTGCATCCATCCGCTGCCaaccctctttttttttctccgtaTGAGTGCATATCCCGGCTTCCGGGTCTCCACAACGACCCAGCCGCAGCAATCGGATCCGCGTCACCCCTTCGACTGTCTTCCTTTGGACATTCTATTAACGGTGCCAACGTTCGACGGGCCTTTCAACCCCCTACGAGGATGTTCTGCAGCTTTTCCTGTTCTGCAAATGAAAGAAAGCTTATTATCCTTGGACCACGAGTACCAGTAAATGATCGCCAGGGGATAGACAGTGCATACATGTAGACTACAAACCTGAGCGAGTGCAAGGATTGGAATGTAGGATACCAATATTCTCTCACTCCGGGTTGTACAGAGCACAATTACGTGTGCGTAGGTGCATACGGAATACAAAGCATAGATATCTCGGTGTGCTCAGCGAGCATCGGATTCCAAAAGCTTCGCCCCGAAAAGGGAGTAGAATAtggcattttcttcttgcaaACTCCATTTTCTTGTTTAAACAGGGGGGTGGTTGTCTGATACCATGTCTTGCATTGAGAATGGAGAATCCCATTAGCTCTGGCAGTAGAGACAAACCGGTATTCTGCGGTTTCTTTGGTCACCATATCCAACGTAAAAAGCTCCATTAAAGTGCCATAAGCATTGATGCTTCGTGGTAGTATTACTAGAAATACGTGGCACAGCCAAACATCGATTAACATGAAACGAGATGTGGTGTTCACCGCTATGCAGTACACGGCATTTTTATGTACTCAATGTAGCTTATGTGCCAGGACGTGTATTAATATTTTGACTAAGTCCTATGTAACACTTCTTTCCGCTGCTCTTGTGCTACCTGACGAGGCACAATTAGTTATTAGGTATTACATGTattaaagagaaagaagcaaagaaacaaagacgGCGGATGGGGTACTGATAATATAGAGCATATggtcagcaagaagaaaaagtgcaAAAGtgcaaaagaagacaaaCCCTTTCTCGCACATCTACCCTGGAAGGATCAAAGATCAAAGATCAGGAAAAGTAATTCCCATAATCCTTCTTTCCAAAACCGCACCTAAACCTTTCTTGTATATCCATGATATCCTGCAAATGCCGCACCCCGAGCGGCTCCTTTCTCGCTTCTGCCAAACTCAGGGCCAGCTCAACTGCCTTCTCTACCTCACGGCCGCTGAGATCGCTCTCTACGAGCTTACCGTACTCTTCATCGCTGAACGTCTCTATTTCGCAAAGATTCAGCGCCGTAACTCGGCTGATGGCTCGCTTGAggataatacttttactttttctgTCTGGTTTATCGTACTTTTGGAAAAGGTCGATGCGCGATTGAAATGCCTCGTCAAATACCTTTATCCATCGTTAGTCTAGGTGCGATATGTAATAGTATATGCTCATATATAGTCATAGCTTATATTGCGTATTGCTCAACTTACCCGAATGGTATCGCATGtcaagaagatgatgccTTGAAAAGACTCCAGACGCCGTGAAAGAGTGGTCATCAAAGAATCCCGCTCGATGCCGAGGCAGTCGTATTTTTCTAAAAGTATTTGGGCGTCGTCAAATACTACAATGGCATTCCACCTCTGGCAGGTTGTCAAGACCTTTTTTAATATGAAATCGACCGAAATGGCACAGCATCCTATCAGCTCTTTGGCTGGCAGCGTCAACAACGGACACCTTAGATGATCGCTAAGCCCTGCCACCGTAAGTGTCTTTCCGGTCCCTGGAGGGCCATGCAACACGACTGGCTAAATGTTAGTCTTTATGTGCTGCGATGGGGACATAGCTAACCTCTCAAATCGTGTGGATGGCGCTACTCACTGGTCAACCCTCTACTCTTCGCCATGGCACCAATATTGACGTCAAATGCTGAATTAGAAATGTGGGACGCCACGGACGCCTTTATCAgcaccttcatcttctcatcAAGCACAAGAGAATCCCATGCTTCTTCATCCCATTTGACATCGTCGATACAACGCACATCAAACTCCAGCCATTCCAAGCTCGCAAGAGAATATCCCACTATAACTGGGGAACATAAGAGTAAAAGGTTGTCCTTTGCCATCTCCAgttttgtcttttccatATACTCTCTCTTTGACCATGTATTTGAGCTGCGTGGTGAGCCCTCCCTGATTTTCACATCGCTTCTCAGATTTTGCTGATCATCTTCAGCCTTTTGAGTAGATAGCATGTCCATGAGACACTGGGGTTGTACACCGTTGTTGAAGGTTTCATCGTCATTCGTATACTGAATCGGCAAGTCCGTTGTGCCATAAAAATCAGGATATACTTTTCGAAAGCCTACGGGATCTACCATTATCCTGCTCTGTTCCTCGTGTAGTTTTGTCACTGTTTGATTCTTGCTTTCAACTAGCGGGAACGCGATGCCCGTATATGATTTGTGGTGTATTCCTTGGAGCGATACAAATTTGGCACCGCGTTCGATTAGCACACGGCGAATTCGGGCTTCGTCCTTGTGGTATTGAAGTGGGTATACCGGAAGGCTGGTGATGTTGACTGTACCATTGAAATGCTGTATTTCTTGCTTCAATGTCTTATAGACAAGCGTTTTGCCGTTAAAGTCGACAAATCTGGCCTCCACAGAATACTCTGGGTTTGTTGAAAGTCtgcccttgagcttctctgcACAAATCACCATGGACACCCTAGGAACATCATGGCACCGATAAGTAGGCGAGTATATCAGCGTATGGGGCTTCCAGAGTGCCCATAGTAAGTCAAAGGTTATGACTCCTTTGCCTAGCATCAAATCGAGATTCTTCTTGCCTTCTGCGAACTCTTCTTCCAGGTATTCAATGAGAATTTTCAGACTTCTCTTGGCGGAAATCATATTCCACTGGTTCTCTAGCCACTGCTCATTTTTGTTGTAGGGCCTGACTTGCGCCAATGAGTCGTGATGACTTATGAAATCATCCAAATAGCTATTCAAGTGGATTCAAGTTAGTAAAGAATAGTAAGTGATATGGGTATGTAGATTCAAGTATTGCTCACAGAAATAAACTCTTTGGATCAAATATAGGATTACCCTCGGTAAAATTGACGCCAAAGATATTTCCCGTGACGTTTTGGATGCATTCCTTGAGCAAGCTGTCCTTGATCTCTACGGTGGTTTTAATGTGGGTTTTGTCGCAATTGAAATCTCGACGAATCACGAAGATGCAATCTTCAGTTTGGGTAGCATCATGATTTCCACACTCTGCTGCGGGTTCCATTATCGTAAATTTCTCTTCTGATGCATCCCAAAGGCGGTGGAGGCGCTTAAATTTTGGCGAAAGCTGATCATCTGAATCAGTCTTCTCGTTTTCCTCGCTTTGTTCTCGCTGGATGAGTGGCGAGTGCTCATATGAAACTTGAGGCGTCGATACAGATGAAGACACGGGTGAAAGTGAAGTCCCTGATGACAGTGCGGGTGGCGATCCTGAATGCTGCTTATCCAATCCCGTGCTGCAGTTAGATGAATCTTTGAGAGAAGACTGGTTGTTCGTAGTATGAAGATCAGGCTGTGACACTGCTGGCGGTTCTCCAG
Proteins encoded:
- a CDS encoding uncharacterized protein (EggNog:ENOG41~SECRETED:SignalP(1-20)), whose protein sequence is MTLSIKAALVAASLTYITTGNPLPQGGTVTGQPPRFQNAKRDGGGVDEMMEFVDFENGSGVLVQGDEDCTARVLQVPKLNIGPTRTIFTTTTTTDRIIDCGPCTNNSPIPIPLGVPPVAIFKTTVTAVEPYTETELVCGTPTTSPSIEASAKTTAITSVSFRITKESITTVTVTKASPENVAAAVTTSAATIPS
- a CDS encoding uncharacterized protein (EggNog:ENOG41) is translated as MGLEIAGQPEPQLLASSEDDVATIKQGMLKETSQNISICDSYIPEIENFLQAVESKVKNPRVTGLPSFIRKLRKEYDILKRVESELVAEEQDEVGLGLLNRKLVASSTIINHGAVHWDILKRCRSFRIVNQAFQGSAKEDRKKQVSRIVGDGREKQQLNRTLKEQAKVEVDVVEGGSEWLDIRWLQADRLARQMTDCGWGWGDYQLGDTVDPEEWEDTPLAKQIKRLVAAAKMNRHEYRIPRLRIVFPNITKGENEDIDVLLDQIYRLDPLVEIAIEDSSSLFMETPSPPLEDAIRNLIGDEFDGLTNVLNMDHTILVDLISDITHFQLQPQPWQAQTTQLQIEEERKQGGVMVRALYPILQGRTLVCTQEAAEHFHEVLSTVGTATERERGRLLVPYDDEARSMSTEDIRRRFRELSTHLLPHNVQVPIRILDETWTMATVTQAVADGRLPKVALDVAQCGAFKSSKLSIYMYGWATGNVTITSNKEVRGQIRTWVEANRRDDQERGPTIWRIDVTRNLLAKSATPPSTLKAENSSDGSTMTRQR
- a CDS encoding uncharacterized protein (SECRETED:SignalP(1-18)~EggNog:ENOG41), translated to MKFSTTSVLLAAALGVSAHPSGHVHQRAHNSVQARGDFVMANKPAAAPTSTAAPVATPAPSSAAPAKDATSGSQGTGVATYTKFCQGGNSKRATAAEIAYKGNVGGSGQYGCNIMAVQNHLVDQYEYTMVFNNAGGDAECACWNKIGPDGGINGFFNGNEALKFSLPAGGKQTIAIDSNSQIGCTCGVGSIPLTPIGQFAGTWIEGDVGNLSNGGWSGWDASSLVAAAAGMDIPGLNVCGTGAQEGICSTINPGGSGKNAFVAGTAAMDGLGLNCPPGNQSVMVTVGYQG
- a CDS encoding uncharacterized protein (EggNog:ENOG41), whose product is MHLHCTSGEPPAVSQPDLHTTNNQSSLKDSSNCSTGLDKQHSGSPPALSSGTSLSPVSSSVSTPQVSYEHSPLIQREQSEENEKTDSDDQLSPKFKRLHRLWDASEEKFTIMEPAAECGNHDATQTEDCIFVIRRDFNCDKTHIKTTVEIKDSLLKECIQNVTGNIFGVNFTEGNPIFDPKSLFLYLDDFISHHDSLAQVRPYNKNEQWLENQWNMISAKRSLKILIEYLEEEFAEGKKNLDLMLGKGVITFDLLWALWKPHTLIYSPTYRCHDVPRVSMVICAEKLKGRLSTNPEYSVEARFVDFNGKTLVYKTLKQEIQHFNGTVNITSLPVYPLQYHKDEARIRRVLIERGAKFVSLQGIHHKSYTGIAFPLVESKNQTVTKLHEEQSRIMVDPVGFRKVYPDFYGTTDLPIQYTNDDETFNNGVQPQCLMDMLSTQKAEDDQQNLRSDVKIREGSPRSSNTWSKREYMEKTKLEMAKDNLLLLCSPVIVGYSLASLEWLEFDVRCIDDVKWDEEAWDSLVLDEKMKVLIKASVASHISNSAFDVNIGAMAKSRGLTIVLHGPPGTGKTLTVAGLSDHLRCPLLTLPAKELIGCCAISVDFILKKVLTTCQRWNAIVVFDDAQILLEKYDCLGIERDSLMTTLSRRLESFQGIIFLTCDTIRVFDEAFQSRIDLFQKYDKPDRKSKSIILKRAISRVTALNLCEIETFSDEEYGKLVESDLSGREVEKAVELALSLAEARKEPLGVRHLQDIMDIQERFRCGFGKKDYGNYFS